From a region of the Alnus glutinosa chromosome 1, dhAlnGlut1.1, whole genome shotgun sequence genome:
- the LOC133880026 gene encoding uncharacterized protein LOC133880026 produces the protein MQVVSNARRLSRAFKSPILLYSDRFLVPDIPTVEAPSAPLQCPSHRSFSSLTPWCSGTIQSSHLNMAQRPMYPVISRACFSSEASTTESSPTVSVKELYDKMLESVVVKRSMPPNAWLWSMIENCKSHDDIKLLFDILQNLRRFRLSNLRIHANFNCNLCREITKACVHVGALDFGKKALWKHNVYGLTPSIGSAHHLLLYAKTHNDAKLMVEIMKLVKRNGLPLQAGTADIVFSICYNTDNWQLMSKYSKKFVKAGVKLRQTTFDVWMEFAAKIGDTATLWKIEKLRSESMKQHTLASGFSCAKGFLLERKPGDAADIIQVLNQSLSDAKKSGIMVETQKLVNEWPLEVIKHQEKENRKALAESLKSDIPAMVSGLLNMGIEARVNVEDLTGKEGILH, from the exons TCTTCAATGTCCGAGTCACCGCAGCTTCTCTTCCCTCACACCCTGGTGCTCAG GGACGATTCAAAGCAGTCATTTGAATATGGCACAGCGCCCAATGTATCCGGTAATTTCGAGGGCATGTTTTTCTTCGGAAGCTAGTACCACCGAAAGCAGTCCCACTG TGTCTGTGAAGGAGCTGTATGACAAAATGCTTGAATCTGTGGTTGTCAAAAGATCAATGCCCCCAAATGCTTGGTTGTGGTCGATGATTGAAAATTGCAAAAGCCACGATGACATTAAACTTCTGTTCGACATCTTGCAGAACCTCCGAAGATTT AGACTGTCAAATCTTCGTATTCATGCCAATTTTAATTGCAATCTATGCCGAGAAATTACTAAGGCGTGCGTTCATGTAGGGGCCCTTGACTTTG GGAAGAAGGCCTTGTGGAAGCATAATGTGTACGGCTTGACTCCTAGTATTGGATCTGCCCACCATTTACTG TTATATGCTAAAACTCACAATGACGCTAAACTCATGGTGGAAATAATGAAACTTGTGAAGAGGAATGGCTTACCATTGCAAGCTGGTACAGCAGATATTGTTTTCAG CATTTGTTACAATACGGATAATTGGCAGTTGATGTCCAAGTACTCGAAAAAGTTTGTCAAGGCTGGAGTAAAACTGCGACAAACCACATTTGATGTATGGATGGAATTTGCTGCAAAAATAG GAGACACTGCGACACTATGGAAAATTGAGAAGTTGAGATCTGAGTCAATGAAGCAGCACACTCTTGCGAGTGGGTTTTCATGTGCTAAG GGTTTTCTATTAGAACGTAAGCCTGGTGATGCTGCTGACATCATTCAAGTCTTAAATCAG AGTTTATCTGATGCTAAGAAGTCAGGCATCATGGTTGAAACCCAAAAGCTGGTGAACGAGTGGCCTTTGGAGGTTATCAAGCACCAAGAAAAGGAGAATAGAAAG GCATTAGCTGAATCTTTGAAATCAGATATTCCCGCTATGGTTAGTGGTCTATTAAACATGGGTATAGAGGCTAGAGTAAATGTTGAAGATCTAACCGGGAAAGAAGGTATTCTGCATTGA